A genomic segment from Thermostichus lividus PCC 6715 encodes:
- a CDS encoding universal stress protein, protein MFKTILFPIDRSRDTQEAIPTVVEIVKLCQSQLVLLSVEETPEPDAELEAAISNFLASAKEAFAQQGIAAETLLRRGKPAFVICDVADEINANLIVMGCRGTGLTPDGFQESVSNRVINLAPCPVLIVP, encoded by the coding sequence ATGTTCAAAACGATTCTCTTCCCCATTGACCGCAGCCGTGATACCCAAGAAGCTATCCCCACGGTTGTGGAGATCGTTAAGCTCTGTCAAAGCCAGTTAGTATTACTCTCAGTGGAGGAAACCCCTGAGCCAGATGCCGAACTGGAGGCGGCGATTAGCAATTTCCTTGCATCGGCTAAGGAGGCCTTTGCGCAGCAGGGGATTGCAGCAGAAACGCTGTTGCGACGGGGGAAACCCGCCTTTGTTATCTGCGATGTTGCCGATGAGATTAACGCCAACCTCATTGTGATGGGGTGTCGCGGGACGGGGTTAACACCGGATGGGTTTCAAGAAAGTGTCAGCAACCGCGTGATTAACCTCGCACCTTGCCCTGTCTTGATTGTGCCCTAG
- a CDS encoding DUF3536 domain-containing protein, producing MLNVPDSLPRAADTVPTPQRSPALGVYITIHGHFYQPPRENPYLNAIEQQPSAQPFHDWNERIYYECYRPNAFARILNDRGEVIDIVNNFEYLSFNIGPTLFSWLERYDLEVYQRIIEADRLSCQRLNGHGNAIAQVYNHIILPLANYRDKLTQIRWGKADFRRRFGRDPEGMWLAETAIDYETVAALIQEGIRFTILAPSQAQRCRPIMAEGEADWQEVSGSQIDPTRPYRCYLPGRTGDYLDIFFYDGPISRDLGFSDLLTSSQFLAGRLGQAVRGDHRPSQIIGVATDGETFGHHKYGGEKALAYAFKVEFPQRGWTVTNFAHYLSLFPPTWEVELKPVTAWSCAHGVDRWQENCGCGGGGGWHQHWRRPLRDSLNWLRDELIEIYETLGSELLQDVWAARDAYIDLIQDRCADSIAAFFQHHQCRPLSNGERIDALRLLEMQHHALLMFTSCGWFFDELSRPEGVQILRYAARAMELAGDVAGVHLETEFIRQLAAAPSNVPQFGDGATVYHQLVKTAQISLHQVAAHYAMSSLFSTYARQHHLYCYHIEQADYHLQRMGSLTLAIGHIQLTSTITTESQPLVFAVLHLGGWDFHCAIQPFQGRRAYTQMKTGLLHALSQGSAARVVMAITEAFGAVAYGLDDLFAEERHRLMGVLARETLTRLDQLYTQVYRDNYGILMGFQRDGLPVPQELQVAAAVALTHRAISHLHALEQDLSDPSALPMAEIHSHLAELGAIAREARLLNCTLSLQEQQRLLEQQICACLRHLAHHLESETLSQLSPLLQDLVTVGGVLGFTLNLDPAQEQFYELLPHLHSNPHLTEADLRSLRALATRLKVDPQLLAPPA from the coding sequence ATGCTGAATGTGCCAGATAGCCTCCCCAGGGCAGCCGATACCGTACCCACGCCCCAGCGATCGCCCGCCTTGGGCGTATATATCACCATCCACGGCCATTTTTACCAGCCCCCGCGCGAAAATCCCTACCTAAATGCTATCGAGCAGCAGCCCAGTGCCCAGCCGTTTCACGATTGGAACGAGCGGATTTATTACGAGTGCTATCGCCCCAATGCCTTTGCCCGGATTTTGAACGATCGCGGCGAAGTCATTGATATTGTGAATAATTTTGAGTATCTCAGCTTTAATATTGGTCCAACGTTGTTTAGTTGGCTAGAGCGCTACGATCTTGAAGTCTATCAGCGCATTATCGAAGCGGATCGCCTCAGTTGCCAGCGGTTGAATGGCCACGGCAACGCGATCGCCCAAGTGTATAACCACATTATTTTGCCCCTTGCCAACTATCGCGATAAATTAACTCAAATTCGCTGGGGCAAGGCCGACTTTCGGCGGCGGTTTGGGCGCGACCCCGAAGGCATGTGGCTAGCGGAAACCGCCATCGACTACGAGACGGTTGCCGCCCTGATTCAGGAAGGCATTCGCTTTACAATTTTGGCACCCTCCCAAGCCCAGCGTTGCCGCCCCATCATGGCAGAGGGAGAGGCCGACTGGCAAGAAGTGAGCGGCAGCCAAATTGATCCCACCCGACCCTATCGCTGTTATTTGCCCGGGCGCACTGGCGACTACTTAGATATTTTCTTTTATGATGGCCCAATTTCGCGGGATCTGGGGTTTAGCGACCTCCTCACTAGCTCCCAATTTTTAGCTGGCCGCCTAGGGCAAGCGGTACGGGGTGACCATCGCCCCAGCCAAATTATTGGGGTGGCCACCGATGGCGAAACCTTTGGCCACCATAAATACGGTGGCGAAAAAGCGCTTGCCTATGCCTTCAAAGTAGAGTTTCCGCAGCGAGGGTGGACGGTCACCAACTTTGCCCATTATCTGAGCCTGTTTCCCCCCACTTGGGAAGTGGAACTCAAGCCAGTTACGGCGTGGAGTTGTGCCCATGGGGTCGATCGCTGGCAAGAGAACTGTGGCTGTGGCGGCGGTGGCGGCTGGCACCAACACTGGCGGCGCCCCCTCCGGGATAGTTTGAACTGGTTACGGGATGAACTAATAGAGATCTATGAGACCCTTGGCAGCGAACTTCTGCAAGATGTCTGGGCAGCCCGTGATGCCTATATTGATCTTATTCAGGATCGCTGTGCGGACTCTATCGCCGCCTTTTTCCAACACCACCAATGCCGCCCCTTGAGCAACGGCGAGCGCATCGATGCGTTGCGCCTACTAGAGATGCAACACCATGCCCTGCTGATGTTTACCAGTTGTGGCTGGTTTTTTGATGAACTCTCTCGCCCAGAAGGGGTGCAAATTCTGCGGTATGCGGCGCGCGCCATGGAGTTGGCTGGGGATGTGGCGGGGGTGCATCTAGAGACAGAGTTTATCCGCCAGTTAGCCGCAGCCCCCAGTAATGTGCCCCAGTTTGGGGATGGTGCCACGGTTTATCACCAGCTCGTCAAAACCGCTCAGATTAGCCTGCATCAGGTGGCGGCGCATTATGCGATGAGTTCTCTGTTTAGTACCTATGCGCGCCAACACCACCTCTACTGCTACCACATTGAGCAGGCCGACTATCACCTCCAGCGCATGGGCAGCTTAACCTTAGCCATTGGTCATATTCAGCTCACCTCCACCATTACCACCGAAAGCCAGCCCTTAGTGTTTGCTGTGCTGCACCTCGGCGGCTGGGATTTTCACTGTGCTATTCAACCCTTTCAAGGGCGGCGAGCCTACACGCAGATGAAAACAGGGCTGCTGCACGCCTTGAGCCAGGGGAGTGCGGCGCGGGTGGTGATGGCCATTACCGAAGCATTTGGAGCGGTGGCCTATGGCCTTGACGATCTGTTTGCGGAGGAGCGCCATCGCTTGATGGGGGTACTGGCGCGGGAAACCCTGACCCGTTTAGATCAGCTCTATACTCAAGTTTATCGGGATAACTACGGTATTTTAATGGGGTTTCAGCGGGATGGACTGCCCGTCCCCCAAGAGCTACAGGTGGCTGCTGCGGTTGCCTTAACCCATCGTGCCATTAGCCATCTGCACGCTTTAGAGCAAGATCTCAGTGACCCGAGTGCCTTGCCCATGGCAGAGATCCACAGCCATTTGGCGGAGCTAGGAGCGATCGCCCGCGAAGCACGGCTGTTGAACTGTACCCTCAGCCTTCAGGAACAGCAGCGGTTACTAGAGCAGCAGATCTGTGCCTGCCTGCGGCACTTAGCCCATCACCTCGAGAGTGAAACCCTCAGTCAACTTAGCCCTCTGCTGCAAGACTTAGTGACCGTTGGCGGCGTGCTGGGTTTTACCCTAAACCTTGATCCAGCCCAAGAGCAGTTCTATGAATTACTCCCCCACCTCCACAGCAACCCCCATTTAACGGAGGCAGACCTGCGATCGCTGCGTGCCTTGGCAACCCGGCTCAAAGTTGATCCGCAACTCCTTGCCCCTCCTGCTTAG
- a CDS encoding DUF2189 domain-containing protein, whose protein sequence is MAPQPLNGSTAIARLEENHCGEMGMFSESEHTPEAIANRRYRVRISQYIGDGWQIFTANAGGYIGFLLLSALISGALSNVPGVGPIVNGIISGLLLAGYYFVGFKIAHGQRPEFSNFFDAFRNNNFLPIVLTNVVMGLIINIFVVTASLFFIAASLPFVQRILEQANAQAPEPDADIEQLLRLLEQLPPIPDGWPPVIALMGLIILLPGLYLGVCYTLAIPLVVEHKFDFWPALETSRRLIARDWFGFFLLNLTIVLINVLGLCLCCVGLLVSAPLSTCVIVAAYRDIIGLNPTDRTPL, encoded by the coding sequence GTGGCCCCTCAGCCATTGAACGGCTCCACGGCGATCGCTAGGCTGGAGGAAAACCATTGTGGGGAGATGGGGATGTTTAGTGAATCAGAGCATACACCAGAGGCGATCGCCAACCGGCGCTATCGGGTGCGCATTAGTCAGTATATTGGCGATGGCTGGCAAATTTTTACCGCCAATGCAGGGGGCTACATTGGCTTTCTGCTGCTGTCGGCTCTCATTAGTGGTGCCCTCAGTAATGTGCCTGGGGTAGGTCCCATTGTCAACGGAATTATTTCTGGGTTGTTATTGGCTGGGTACTACTTTGTTGGCTTTAAGATTGCCCATGGCCAACGTCCAGAGTTTAGCAACTTCTTTGATGCCTTTAGGAACAACAATTTTCTGCCCATTGTCCTGACCAACGTGGTGATGGGGTTGATTATCAATATTTTTGTCGTGACCGCCTCATTGTTCTTTATTGCTGCCTCCCTGCCCTTTGTTCAACGCATCCTGGAACAGGCCAATGCCCAAGCTCCAGAACCAGATGCGGATATTGAGCAGTTGCTGCGCCTCCTTGAACAACTGCCACCTATCCCTGATGGTTGGCCGCCTGTTATCGCGCTCATGGGTCTAATTATTCTGCTGCCGGGGCTGTATTTAGGGGTGTGCTATACCCTAGCCATTCCCCTTGTGGTCGAGCACAAATTTGATTTTTGGCCTGCCCTTGAAACCAGCCGTCGCCTCATCGCTCGCGATTGGTTTGGCTTTTTTCTGCTCAACCTCACTATTGTTCTCATCAATGTGTTGGGGCTGTGCCTGTGCTGTGTGGGGCTACTGGTGAGCGCCCCCCTAAGTACCTGCGTCATTGTGGCCGCCTATCGCGATATTATTGGCCTGAACCCCACTGACAGAACCCCACTATGA
- a CDS encoding pentapeptide repeat-containing protein, whose protein sequence is MANPEHLALLQQGVTTWNQWREKNSNLHPDLGNADLTGANLELYNLTNANLEQVNLAGADLRNALLKDAYLVAANLYMSDLIEADLQGACLQRATLAGADLYKSNIAMADLRQANLVGALLRRVNLVEATLAYANLTRANLFQANLHLTDLKGAILQEAILESASLIEANFEHAILIAAKMNKANARRANFKGANLYKAEMDGMDLRNALLDETHR, encoded by the coding sequence GTGGCTAACCCCGAACACTTGGCACTCCTACAGCAGGGTGTGACGACGTGGAATCAATGGCGTGAAAAAAATAGCAATCTCCACCCAGATCTGGGGAACGCAGACTTAACGGGTGCGAATCTAGAGCTTTACAACCTCACCAATGCCAATCTTGAGCAAGTGAATTTGGCCGGTGCAGATTTACGGAACGCCCTCCTCAAAGATGCTTACCTAGTTGCTGCCAACCTCTACATGAGCGATCTGATTGAGGCGGATTTACAAGGGGCTTGTTTACAGCGTGCCACTCTCGCGGGGGCTGACCTGTATAAATCGAACATTGCTATGGCGGACTTGCGGCAAGCCAACCTCGTGGGGGCATTGCTGCGGCGGGTGAATTTAGTCGAAGCAACCCTTGCCTACGCCAACCTCACGCGGGCAAATTTGTTTCAGGCCAATTTGCACCTTACAGATCTCAAGGGCGCTATTTTGCAAGAAGCCATTCTTGAGAGTGCCAGTTTAATTGAGGCGAATTTTGAGCACGCCATTCTCATTGCCGCCAAAATGAACAAGGCGAATGCTCGCCGCGCAAATTTTAAGGGCGCGAACCTCTACAAAGCGGAAATGGATGGCATGGACTTGCGCAATGCCCTCTTAGACGAAACCCATCGCTGA
- a CDS encoding Fur family transcriptional regulator: MTSDASALPPIRSLEDAIDRCQRLGLRLSRQRRAILDLLWEVQDHLSARQIYDRLNQAGKDIGHTSVYQNLEALSEHGIIECVERADGRLYGNISDSHSHVNCLDTQKILDVHVELPTELISAIEAQTGVKIVDYRIDFYGYQNSSTTA, translated from the coding sequence ATGACTTCCGATGCCAGTGCCCTACCGCCAATCCGCTCTCTTGAAGATGCCATTGATCGCTGTCAGCGGTTGGGGTTGCGCTTAAGTCGGCAGCGGCGAGCCATTCTGGATCTCCTCTGGGAGGTGCAAGACCATCTTTCGGCGCGGCAAATCTACGATCGCCTCAACCAAGCAGGCAAAGACATTGGTCACACCTCCGTGTATCAAAACCTAGAGGCACTCTCAGAGCACGGCATTATTGAGTGTGTTGAGCGCGCCGATGGTCGCCTCTACGGTAATATTAGCGACAGTCACAGCCATGTTAACTGCCTAGATACGCAAAAAATTCTGGATGTTCATGTTGAGCTGCCCACCGAACTGATCAGCGCCATCGAAGCCCAGACTGGCGTCAAAATCGTTGATTACCGCATTGATTTCTACGGTTATCAAAACAGCTCCACTACTGCTTAA
- a CDS encoding TMEM165/GDT1 family protein, with protein MDWQSFALSFTVVFLSELGDKSQLVAITLGTNARSTTAVFLGVASGLVCTTFFGVLLGSSLASVVPFKLIKAIAAMMFAFLGFYLLWQSPAEPIDNESI; from the coding sequence ATGGATTGGCAATCCTTTGCTCTCAGTTTTACGGTGGTCTTTCTTTCAGAATTAGGAGATAAAAGCCAGCTTGTGGCCATTACCCTTGGCACCAACGCCCGCTCAACAACAGCAGTTTTTCTTGGAGTGGCCAGCGGCCTCGTTTGTACGACCTTTTTTGGCGTTCTGCTTGGCAGTAGCTTGGCAAGCGTCGTACCGTTCAAACTTATCAAGGCGATCGCAGCGATGATGTTTGCTTTTCTGGGGTTTTATCTGCTGTGGCAGTCTCCAGCAGAACCTATTGACAATGAATCCATTTGA
- a CDS encoding TMEM165/GDT1 family protein, giving the protein MSSRPLPWREFAVAFLTVFLAEFADKTQLVVLVMAARSLSPWLVFLGAALALVSTSLIGVLLGRWIARYLSPQRLQTLTGTSLLAIAVWLLWDMLHPSG; this is encoded by the coding sequence ATGAGTAGTCGTCCCCTACCATGGCGGGAATTTGCTGTTGCCTTTTTAACGGTTTTCCTAGCAGAGTTTGCCGATAAAACTCAGCTTGTCGTACTCGTGATGGCAGCGCGATCGCTCTCGCCATGGTTAGTCTTTCTGGGGGCGGCGCTGGCTCTCGTCAGTACCAGCCTCATTGGGGTCTTATTGGGGCGCTGGATAGCCCGCTACTTGTCACCGCAACGGCTACAAACCTTAACCGGCACTAGCTTACTGGCGATCGCTGTTTGGTTGTTGTGGGATATGCTTCATCCCTCTGGTTGA
- a CDS encoding RNA-guided endonuclease InsQ/TnpB family protein, translated as MPQQILTIVCQLNPTAEQIVKLDQVLQGFAEACRYINSTICPSITNKNRIQKEVYRAVRQQFGLTANLAVRACARVAANRKVGKVKGFRATSVDYDARLFNYRAKEQCVSLSTLDGRERIPLAVGNYQIEKLKGKKPTSATLCKRKDGKFYIHIQVKEEVPEPQTGHGVLGVDFGRTDIAHTSEGDNWHGQQLTKVRDHYSKLRAVLQQKASKGTRSSRRRCRELVKRLSGRERRFQAWVNHCISKTIVARAKATGSVIALEDLTGIRERTNQVPRSKTERRRANSWAFYQLRSFISYKALKAGVGIVLVNPRYSSQTCHRCLHIYPDPKQSYRTGKQFKCGHCGWTGDADFNGASVIALLGAVVNQPRGSGLSCSLAEHNRLRATESP; from the coding sequence ATGCCACAGCAAATACTGACCATTGTCTGTCAACTAAATCCCACTGCAGAGCAAATTGTCAAGCTAGACCAAGTTCTGCAGGGCTTCGCTGAGGCTTGCAGATACATCAACAGTACCATTTGCCCCAGCATTACTAACAAGAACCGTATTCAGAAAGAAGTTTACAGAGCAGTACGACAGCAATTCGGCTTAACCGCTAACTTGGCTGTCAGGGCTTGTGCCAGAGTTGCCGCTAACCGCAAGGTGGGAAAGGTTAAGGGATTCAGGGCTACTTCTGTGGATTATGATGCTCGCCTGTTTAACTACAGAGCGAAAGAACAATGCGTTAGCCTCTCCACCCTAGACGGACGGGAACGCATTCCCTTAGCGGTGGGTAACTACCAGATAGAAAAACTCAAGGGCAAGAAGCCTACTTCTGCCACTCTCTGCAAACGCAAAGATGGTAAGTTTTATATCCACATCCAAGTAAAGGAAGAAGTGCCAGAACCTCAGACTGGACATGGGGTTTTGGGCGTTGACTTCGGTAGGACAGACATTGCACATACATCGGAAGGAGACAACTGGCATGGACAGCAGTTAACTAAGGTACGAGACCACTACTCCAAACTGAGGGCGGTACTCCAGCAGAAAGCCAGTAAAGGCACACGCAGTTCTAGGCGTAGATGTCGGGAACTGGTGAAACGGCTATCTGGCAGGGAGAGACGCTTTCAGGCATGGGTGAACCACTGCATTTCTAAGACCATTGTGGCAAGGGCAAAAGCAACGGGCAGTGTTATTGCTTTGGAAGACCTGACAGGGATACGGGAGCGCACTAATCAAGTACCTCGTTCTAAAACAGAGCGTAGGCGTGCCAACAGTTGGGCGTTTTACCAACTGCGTAGCTTCATTAGCTACAAGGCACTCAAAGCAGGTGTGGGAATAGTGCTAGTTAATCCTCGCTACAGTAGTCAAACTTGCCACAGATGCCTGCATATTTACCCCGACCCAAAGCAGTCCTATCGCACTGGGAAGCAGTTTAAGTGCGGGCATTGTGGCTGGACAGGAGACGCAGATTTCAATGGTGCTAGCGTAATTGCGCTTTTGGGGGCTGTCGTAAACCAGCCTAGAGGCTCGGGTCTGTCTTGTTCTCTTGCAGAACATAACAGGCTCAGGGCTACTGAAAGCCCCTGA
- a CDS encoding DUF4033 domain-containing protein has protein sequence MTPHNPNWLERWCIAHLTRAIARVIDVVPQRLDYEGFVAISQQVKQGRSPAAQQQVIAAVFAQVIPPWISTIVRTLFRPTRWVCETNAWFATRLTGWLVGSSDRYWVEVLSPNQTPQRQLSGVRIQKCYYLAQAECAALCINLCKHPTEEFFRNQLGLPLTMTPNFSDYSCEMVFGTPLTPIPPPAIPRCFEQPHLDPCPHVLGSTPGAIAKEG, from the coding sequence ATGACACCCCATAACCCCAACTGGCTAGAGCGGTGGTGTATTGCCCACCTCACTCGCGCCATTGCTCGGGTGATTGACGTCGTGCCACAGCGCCTAGATTACGAGGGCTTTGTTGCCATTAGCCAGCAGGTGAAGCAGGGGCGATCGCCCGCAGCGCAGCAGCAGGTCATTGCCGCTGTTTTTGCCCAAGTTATTCCCCCATGGATCAGTACCATTGTCCGCACCCTATTTCGGCCAACGCGCTGGGTGTGTGAAACCAATGCTTGGTTTGCCACCCGCCTCACGGGCTGGTTAGTTGGATCTAGCGATCGCTACTGGGTGGAGGTGCTCTCCCCCAATCAAACTCCCCAACGGCAACTCAGCGGCGTGCGGATTCAAAAGTGTTACTACCTCGCACAAGCAGAGTGCGCGGCATTGTGCATCAATCTGTGCAAGCACCCCACCGAGGAGTTTTTTCGCAACCAGTTGGGTCTTCCCCTCACCATGACCCCCAACTTTAGCGATTACAGTTGTGAAATGGTCTTTGGCACCCCGCTGACCCCCATCCCACCCCCTGCCATTCCGCGCTGTTTTGAGCAGCCCCATCTTGACCCCTGCCCCCACGTTCTTGGTTCAACGCCGGGTGCGATCGCCAAAGAGGGCTAA
- a CDS encoding sterol desaturase family protein, whose product MIPYNLSDPTLFVIMVGVMFLMIVSRLILIAGLFSLFYGLAGYTPLRRRRVNLRPYRRWQFCQEFGWSLLTSAIFALAGAVTAVIWQQGWTAIYVDLQSWRDYLYVPVSLLVVLLLHETYYYWLHRWMHHPRIYRHVHRVHHHSIVASPWTAFAFHPWESLLQALFLPAVILVVPLHPYTIVAQLTVMTLSSVINHLNLEIYPRSFATHWLGRWFIGATHHSLHHSQFHCNYGLYFTFWDRWLGTESQDYLALFGDRTRR is encoded by the coding sequence ATGATTCCCTATAACTTAAGTGACCCCACCCTCTTTGTGATTATGGTTGGGGTCATGTTTTTAATGATTGTCAGCCGTCTTATCCTCATTGCCGGTCTCTTTTCATTGTTTTATGGCCTAGCAGGTTACACCCCGCTCAGGAGGCGGCGCGTCAATTTGCGTCCCTATCGCCGCTGGCAATTTTGCCAGGAATTTGGTTGGTCGCTCCTCACCTCGGCTATTTTTGCACTGGCGGGGGCAGTGACGGCGGTGATTTGGCAGCAGGGCTGGACCGCTATCTATGTCGATCTCCAGTCTTGGCGGGATTACCTGTACGTGCCCGTTAGCCTCTTAGTGGTCTTACTGTTGCACGAAACCTACTACTATTGGTTGCATCGCTGGATGCACCATCCCCGTATTTATCGCCATGTGCATCGGGTACATCACCACAGCATTGTGGCTTCGCCGTGGACGGCCTTTGCCTTCCATCCGTGGGAATCGCTGCTGCAAGCCCTGTTTTTACCGGCAGTTATTTTGGTGGTGCCTCTGCATCCCTACACGATTGTGGCGCAGTTAACCGTGATGACCCTTTCCAGTGTGATTAATCATTTGAATCTCGAGATCTATCCCCGTTCCTTTGCTACCCACTGGCTGGGGCGGTGGTTCATTGGCGCGACGCACCACAGTTTGCACCACAGCCAATTTCACTGTAACTATGGCCTTTACTTTACGTTTTGGGATCGCTGGCTAGGCACCGAAAGCCAAGATTATTTAGCCCTCTTTGGCGATCGCACCCGGCGTTGA
- a CDS encoding 50S ribosomal protein L32: MACPKKKTSKSKRSMRRAVWKRQAALQAQRALSIGKSILTERAKGFYFPEGEENTDDEE, encoded by the coding sequence ATGGCCTGCCCCAAGAAAAAAACCTCGAAATCTAAGCGCAGTATGCGCCGCGCTGTTTGGAAACGTCAAGCCGCTCTTCAGGCACAGCGTGCCTTGTCGATTGGTAAATCAATTTTGACTGAGCGTGCCAAAGGCTTTTACTTCCCAGAGGGTGAAGAAAATACCGACGACGAGGAGTAG
- a CDS encoding C40 family peptidase, whose amino-acid sequence MNSLNRSLQLFTLAANVNLYDAPTGDRLATQGAAARFLWAPALQPAQPTARLYVQLAEDEYWGWLDPSDYPKLQPATTPYQPIPCDRATVVSAIEAIIEFCEAARRVPHEYLWGGTVAPHYDCSGLIQASFASQGIWLPRDAYQQEAFTTPIAPRGATIDEVLPKLERGDLIFFGAKEKATHVALYLGEGYYLHSSGKECGRNGIGVDTLLPSADPVGTAYRQQFRGAGRVASSYLPMPNFCAF is encoded by the coding sequence GTGAATTCCCTGAACAGGTCTCTGCAACTATTTACCCTAGCGGCTAACGTCAATCTTTATGATGCCCCGACGGGCGATCGCCTCGCCACCCAAGGGGCGGCGGCACGCTTTCTGTGGGCACCGGCTCTGCAACCTGCACAACCCACCGCCCGGCTCTATGTTCAACTAGCGGAGGATGAGTACTGGGGCTGGCTTGACCCATCTGACTACCCGAAATTACAGCCGGCAACCACCCCCTATCAGCCCATCCCCTGCGATCGCGCCACCGTTGTCAGTGCTATTGAAGCCATTATTGAGTTTTGCGAAGCAGCCCGCCGGGTGCCCCACGAATACCTATGGGGCGGGACAGTGGCTCCCCACTACGATTGTTCGGGCTTAATCCAGGCCAGCTTTGCCAGCCAAGGGATTTGGCTCCCGCGGGATGCCTACCAACAGGAGGCCTTTACCACCCCCATCGCCCCCAGAGGCGCAACCATTGACGAAGTCTTACCCAAATTGGAGCGGGGCGATCTGATCTTCTTTGGTGCTAAGGAGAAGGCCACTCACGTTGCCCTGTACCTAGGGGAGGGGTACTACCTCCATAGCTCCGGTAAAGAGTGTGGCCGCAACGGCATTGGTGTTGATACCTTGCTCCCCAGTGCTGATCCGGTGGGTACCGCCTATCGGCAACAGTTCCGTGGGGCGGGGCGGGTGGCATCCAGCTACCTGCCCATGCCCAACTTCTGCGCCTTTTGA
- a CDS encoding GuaB3 family IMP dehydrogenase-related protein: MTIQLGGHRTARRAYGIDEIALVPGSRTLDPQLADTRWRLGTLEREIPIIASAMDGVVDVTMAVKLSQMGALGVLNLEGVQTRYADPAPILEQITSVSVDEFVPLMQQLYAQPIQPDLIKQRIHEIKSQGGIAAVSLTPAGASRFGDTVAAAGADLVFVQATVVSPFHLASDSVAPLDLAAFCQRMPMPVILGNCVTYEVALSLMRCGAAAILVGIGPGAACTSRGVLGVGVPQVTAIAECAAARDAYFQESQRYVAVIADGGLVTGGDVCKCIACGADAVMMGSPFARAKEAPGRGYHWGMATPSPVLPRGTRIHVGTTGTLEQILRGPAQLDDGTHNFLGALQTSMGTLGAKDLREMQQVEIVIAPSLLTEGKVYQKAQKLGMGR; this comes from the coding sequence ATGACCATTCAACTTGGGGGACACCGCACCGCCCGTCGCGCTTACGGTATTGATGAAATTGCGTTGGTTCCCGGCAGTCGTACCCTAGACCCCCAACTCGCAGATACTCGCTGGCGACTGGGCACCCTTGAGCGAGAGATTCCGATTATTGCCAGTGCCATGGATGGGGTTGTGGATGTCACAATGGCGGTCAAACTCAGCCAGATGGGGGCGTTGGGAGTATTGAACCTCGAGGGGGTTCAAACGCGCTATGCCGATCCAGCCCCAATTCTCGAGCAGATTACCAGTGTCAGTGTGGACGAATTTGTCCCCCTGATGCAGCAACTTTATGCTCAACCCATTCAACCAGACCTCATTAAGCAGCGCATTCATGAAATTAAGTCCCAGGGGGGAATTGCTGCTGTGAGTTTAACCCCTGCGGGTGCCAGTCGCTTCGGGGATACGGTGGCAGCGGCGGGTGCCGATCTTGTATTTGTGCAGGCAACGGTAGTGTCACCATTTCATCTGGCATCCGACTCTGTGGCACCCCTAGATTTGGCGGCGTTTTGCCAGCGGATGCCTATGCCCGTGATTCTAGGTAACTGTGTGACCTACGAGGTGGCGCTCAGCCTCATGCGCTGCGGTGCTGCCGCTATTCTGGTGGGTATTGGGCCAGGAGCCGCGTGTACCTCCCGCGGAGTTTTGGGGGTAGGGGTACCGCAAGTGACGGCGATCGCTGAGTGTGCAGCCGCGCGAGATGCCTACTTCCAAGAAAGCCAACGCTATGTGGCAGTCATTGCCGATGGCGGTTTAGTGACGGGGGGCGATGTCTGTAAGTGTATTGCCTGTGGTGCCGATGCCGTGATGATGGGGTCGCCCTTTGCCCGCGCTAAGGAAGCCCCCGGTCGCGGCTATCACTGGGGGATGGCCACCCCAAGTCCGGTGCTACCTCGGGGAACCCGTATTCATGTGGGCACAACGGGCACCCTAGAGCAAATTTTGCGCGGTCCCGCCCAGCTTGATGATGGTACCCATAATTTCTTGGGGGCACTGCAAACGAGTATGGGCACCTTGGGGGCGAAAGACCTGCGGGAAATGCAGCAGGTGGAAATTGTGATTGCGCCGTCCCTCCTCACGGAAGGCAAAGTCTATCAAAAGGCGCAGAAGTTGGGCATGGGCAGGTAG